A DNA window from Ignavibacteriales bacterium contains the following coding sequences:
- a CDS encoding MscL family protein produces the protein MLKEFMEFLKQYGVIGLAIAVIIGGKLNALIGATVDGILMPIITFFIPGGAWRTATLDIGPFHFLFGPFIGAAIDFLVVAWIVFYFAKKVLKEEKVTKK, from the coding sequence ATGTTAAAAGAATTTATGGAATTTTTGAAGCAATACGGTGTAATCGGATTAGCTATCGCCGTTATCATCGGTGGTAAACTTAATGCTCTGATTGGCGCAACCGTTGATGGAATATTGATGCCTATTATAACTTTTTTTATTCCCGGTGGTGCTTGGAGAACAGCTACGCTTGATATCGGTCCGTTTCATTTTCTATTTGGACCCTTTATTGGCGCAGCGATAGACTTTTTAGTTGTGGCATGGATTGTTTTTTACTTCGCAAAAAAAGTTCTGAAAGAAGAAAAAGTAACAAAAAAATAA